In Anser cygnoides isolate HZ-2024a breed goose chromosome Z, Taihu_goose_T2T_genome, whole genome shotgun sequence, a genomic segment contains:
- the SKA1 gene encoding spindle and kinetochore-associated protein 1 isoform X1, which yields MASSDLEDLCFHINMKISTIKKTLQLRSIGQEPSFKSMLCKIGHEMVLLHDLLNKMEMEVQQQEKLKNLLKELQKSAERDQSEAQHLRENIPLHLPKPTQSCVAGPAAKSEEQTKAAEPEHAKKPAKEPRFIKEASLITAEEFESVPAYMKGRLTYDQINAVVQDINKAVVSKYKILHQPLKSMNASVRSLYHRFLEEETKDTKGEFFVVEADIKEFTQLKADKRFHRILNILRHCQRVREVRGSRLVRYVIC from the exons ATGGCTTCTTCAGATCTGGAAGACTTGTGCTTTCACATCAACATGAAGATTTCAACTATTAAAAAAACTCTGCAATTAAGAAGCATag GTCAAGAACCGTCCTTCAAATCTATGCTCTGTAAAATAGGACATGAGATGGTCCTCTTGCATGATCTCctgaataaaatggaaatggaagttcagcagcaagaaaaactgaagaatttgcTCAAA GAGCTCCAGAAGTCTGCTGAGAGAGATCAAAGCGAAGCACAGCACCTCCGCGAAAACATTCCCCTCCACCTGCCTAAACCCACTCAGAGCTG CGTCGCTGGGCCGGCTGCGAAAAGCGAGGAGCAAACGAAAGCTGCGGAACCCGAACACGCGAAGAAACCTGCCAAGGAGCCGCGATTTATTAAGGAAGCGTCCTTAATAACGGCGGAAGAATTCGAAAGCGTTCCCGC gtATATGAAAGGTCGCTTGACGTACGATCAAATCAACGCCGTCGTTCAAGATATCAACAAGGCCGTGGTGAGCAAGTACAAGATCCTGCATCAGCCTTTGAAATCCATGAATGCATCGGTCAGGAGTCTCTACCACCGATTCCTGGAAGAGGAAACTAAGGAtacaaaag gAGAGTTTTTTGTCGTGGAGGCCGATATCAAAGAGTTCACCCAGCTGAAAGCGGATAAGCGCTTCCACAGGATCCTCAACATCCTGCGCCACTGCCAGCGAGTGAGAGAAGTCCGCGGCTCGCGCCTCGTCCGCTACGTCATCTGCTAA
- the SKA1 gene encoding spindle and kinetochore-associated protein 1 isoform X2, with protein MASSDLEDLCFHINMKISTIKKTLQLRSIGQEPSFKSMLCKIGHEMVLLHDLLNKMEMEVQQQEKLKNLLKELQKSAERDQSEAQHLRENIPLHLPKPTQSWYMKGRLTYDQINAVVQDINKAVVSKYKILHQPLKSMNASVRSLYHRFLEEETKDTKGEFFVVEADIKEFTQLKADKRFHRILNILRHCQRVREVRGSRLVRYVIC; from the exons ATGGCTTCTTCAGATCTGGAAGACTTGTGCTTTCACATCAACATGAAGATTTCAACTATTAAAAAAACTCTGCAATTAAGAAGCATag GTCAAGAACCGTCCTTCAAATCTATGCTCTGTAAAATAGGACATGAGATGGTCCTCTTGCATGATCTCctgaataaaatggaaatggaagttcagcagcaagaaaaactgaagaatttgcTCAAA GAGCTCCAGAAGTCTGCTGAGAGAGATCAAAGCGAAGCACAGCACCTCCGCGAAAACATTCCCCTCCACCTGCCTAAACCCACTCAGAGCTG gtATATGAAAGGTCGCTTGACGTACGATCAAATCAACGCCGTCGTTCAAGATATCAACAAGGCCGTGGTGAGCAAGTACAAGATCCTGCATCAGCCTTTGAAATCCATGAATGCATCGGTCAGGAGTCTCTACCACCGATTCCTGGAAGAGGAAACTAAGGAtacaaaag gAGAGTTTTTTGTCGTGGAGGCCGATATCAAAGAGTTCACCCAGCTGAAAGCGGATAAGCGCTTCCACAGGATCCTCAACATCCTGCGCCACTGCCAGCGAGTGAGAGAAGTCCGCGGCTCGCGCCTCGTCCGCTACGTCATCTGCTAA